From a single bacterium genomic region:
- the guaA gene encoding glutamine-hydrolyzing GMP synthase, with protein sequence MQLQLVVLDFGSQYTQLIARKVREQHVYAAIEPYDVDPEALKAGNVQALILSGGPASIYAEGAPRADARVLELGVPVLGICYGLQYIAATLGGEVARAAAREYGPATLRVPSPHPLFDGVPEEFRVWMSHGDRLDKLPPAFRALATSDNSPYAAVGDDARRIYGLQFHPEVTHTEHGSRILANFVFGVAGLEATWTPASFITEKVAEIKELVGDEHVVLALSGGVDSSVLAALLHRAVGDRVHAIFVDNGLMREGEVDEVERVFRGELGIPLTVARVGELFLNKLEGVADPEQKRRVIGHTFIDVFGAEAEKVDGRVKFLAQGTLYPDRIESRSVKGPSDIIKTHHNVGGLPEELPFELLEPLAELFKDEVRAVGRELGLPEKIVGRHPFPGPGLAVRCIGEVTAEKLATLRRADAVLREEIREAGVYDEIAQALAVLLPVKSVGVMGDERTYEYVCALRCVTTADFMTADWYRMCHELMARISSRITNEVAGVNRVVYDVTSKPPATVEWE encoded by the coding sequence GTGCAACTTCAGCTAGTAGTCCTCGACTTCGGCAGCCAGTACACGCAGCTCATCGCGCGCAAGGTGCGCGAGCAGCACGTCTACGCCGCCATCGAGCCGTACGACGTCGACCCGGAGGCGCTGAAGGCCGGAAACGTCCAGGCCCTCATCCTGTCGGGCGGGCCGGCCTCGATATACGCCGAGGGGGCGCCGCGGGCCGACGCCCGGGTGCTCGAGCTGGGCGTCCCGGTCCTCGGCATCTGCTACGGCCTGCAATACATAGCGGCCACGCTCGGGGGCGAGGTGGCGCGGGCGGCGGCGCGCGAGTACGGCCCGGCCACGCTGCGCGTCCCGTCGCCCCACCCCCTCTTCGACGGCGTCCCGGAGGAGTTCCGCGTCTGGATGAGCCACGGCGACCGGCTCGATAAGCTGCCGCCGGCGTTCCGCGCCCTCGCCACCTCCGATAACTCGCCCTACGCCGCGGTGGGCGACGACGCGCGTCGCATCTACGGCCTGCAGTTCCACCCGGAGGTAACGCATACCGAACACGGCTCGCGCATTTTGGCCAACTTCGTCTTCGGCGTAGCCGGCCTCGAGGCCACCTGGACGCCGGCGTCTTTCATAACCGAAAAGGTCGCGGAGATAAAGGAGCTGGTAGGCGACGAACACGTCGTGCTGGCGCTATCGGGCGGCGTGGACTCGAGCGTGCTCGCGGCGCTGCTGCACCGCGCGGTCGGCGACCGCGTCCACGCCATCTTCGTCGATAACGGCCTGATGCGGGAGGGCGAGGTCGACGAGGTCGAGCGCGTCTTCCGCGGCGAGCTCGGGATACCGCTCACGGTGGCCCGCGTCGGCGAGCTGTTTTTAAATAAACTCGAGGGCGTGGCGGACCCGGAGCAGAAGCGCCGCGTCATAGGCCACACCTTCATCGACGTATTCGGCGCCGAGGCCGAGAAGGTCGACGGCCGCGTGAAGTTCCTGGCGCAGGGAACACTCTACCCGGACCGCATCGAGTCGCGCTCCGTGAAGGGGCCGTCGGACATCATTAAGACGCACCACAACGTCGGCGGCCTGCCGGAGGAACTGCCCTTCGAGCTGCTCGAGCCGCTGGCGGAGCTATTCAAGGACGAGGTGCGCGCGGTAGGCCGGGAGCTGGGCCTGCCGGAGAAAATAGTGGGGCGCCACCCGTTCCCGGGGCCGGGCCTCGCGGTGCGGTGCATAGGCGAGGTCACGGCCGAGAAGCTCGCGACGCTCCGGCGGGCGGACGCTGTCTTGCGGGAGGAGATAAGGGAGGCCGGCGTCTACGACGAGATCGCGCAGGCGCTGGCGGTGTTGTTGCCGGTGAAGTCGGTGGGCGTGATGGGCGACGAGCGGACGTACGAGTACGTGTGCGCGCTGCGCTGCGTAACGA